A stretch of the Planktothricoides raciborskii GIHE-MW2 genome encodes the following:
- a CDS encoding glycosyltransferase family 2 protein — MTKVYIYLYIYLYIYLFTMCNGVAPLVSILIPAYQAENTIAETVKSLLNQTYTNWEAAIGSDDGVDYLSVLSRHGIEDGRLKQSYTGGCGSGEAPARNAAMAISTGEVIANLDADDAFQPNRLAELLPLAMEYGAAIDNTGVYNTDLMLYKRPFGDRTTVTFATADDILKPRVPFFPVFRREFFGRGWTKVPFAADVLFNLELLSRVGKIAIHPQPLYRYYKRDNSITQSANAFETAERSYQQILALLEEGKLDLTPEIRQVAY; from the coding sequence TTGACTAAAGTATATATTTACTTATATATTTACTTATATATTTACTTATTTACTATGTGCAACGGTGTTGCCCCCTTAGTTAGTATTCTGATTCCAGCCTACCAAGCCGAAAACACGATCGCTGAAACTGTCAAAAGCCTCCTAAACCAGACTTATACAAACTGGGAAGCAGCGATCGGTTCGGACGACGGGGTAGACTATTTATCCGTGCTATCTCGCCACGGCATTGAAGACGGGCGATTGAAACAATCTTACACGGGGGGCTGTGGTAGTGGAGAAGCCCCCGCCCGCAATGCGGCAATGGCCATTTCTACTGGCGAGGTCATCGCCAACCTCGATGCTGACGATGCTTTCCAACCCAACCGTCTGGCAGAACTGCTTCCCCTGGCGATGGAATACGGTGCGGCGATCGACAATACGGGCGTATATAACACAGACTTGATGCTGTATAAGCGTCCCTTCGGCGATCGCACCACCGTTACCTTTGCCACAGCGGATGATATTCTCAAGCCCCGTGTCCCATTCTTCCCCGTCTTCCGTCGGGAATTTTTTGGTCGGGGTTGGACAAAAGTCCCCTTTGCTGCCGATGTCCTGTTCAATCTCGAACTATTAAGCCGAGTAGGGAAAATAGCCATTCACCCTCAGCCCCTTTATCGCTACTACAAGCGAGACAACTCCATCACTCAGTCCGCCAACGCCTTTGAAACCGCCGAACGCTCCTATCAACAAATCCTCGCCTTATTAGAAGAAGGAAAACTCGATCTCACCCCAGAAATTCGGCAAGTAGCCTACTAA
- a CDS encoding glycosyltransferase family 4 protein: protein MKLLFVSSPVSSLNSGRLGGVALNLKTIATEMIQRGHQIQIVAPTDSTVASLPVKEIPGELQPLIPEPTYNDPVIIPHNSVLANMWHYAHQVQADYDLIIDFGYEWLPFYLSPFFKCPVLHYVCIGSWTGVMDRAIERVAHLCPGTLGAHTKAQAATYSVAESFRILGGAIDLTQYQFCPEPGNGLAWAGRISAEKGLEDAVAAAQKTGIHLQVFGYLQDPEYWQQICRDYPQASIEYMGFLPTKEFQSALGKCQALLMTHKWVEALGRVALEALACGVPVISYRRGGSSEIVVDGRTGWLVEPDNLDELIAAIKGINQIDRHICRQRAEMEYSLSIFGDRLEQWFQDVLPQK from the coding sequence ATGAAATTACTTTTTGTCTCTAGTCCTGTCAGTTCCTTAAACTCCGGTCGTCTGGGAGGAGTCGCCCTAAATCTCAAGACCATCGCCACAGAAATGATCCAACGAGGACATCAAATCCAAATCGTTGCCCCTACAGACTCCACCGTAGCATCTCTACCCGTCAAAGAAATTCCTGGAGAACTGCAACCCTTAATCCCCGAACCCACCTATAACGACCCCGTAATTATTCCCCATAACTCAGTTTTGGCCAATATGTGGCATTATGCCCATCAAGTCCAGGCTGATTATGACCTAATTATTGATTTTGGTTACGAATGGTTGCCCTTTTACTTATCACCCTTCTTTAAATGCCCCGTTCTTCACTATGTCTGTATCGGTTCCTGGACTGGTGTGATGGATCGGGCGATTGAAAGGGTAGCACACCTCTGTCCAGGAACTCTGGGGGCCCATACCAAAGCTCAAGCTGCTACCTACTCAGTCGCCGAATCCTTTAGAATTTTAGGGGGTGCTATTGACCTAACTCAATATCAATTTTGCCCAGAACCTGGAAATGGTTTAGCTTGGGCAGGGCGAATATCAGCAGAAAAGGGACTCGAAGATGCAGTTGCTGCTGCTCAAAAAACTGGTATTCATCTACAAGTATTTGGCTATCTTCAAGATCCAGAATATTGGCAACAGATCTGCCGGGACTATCCCCAGGCTTCCATAGAGTATATGGGCTTTTTACCCACCAAAGAATTTCAAAGCGCATTAGGAAAATGTCAAGCTTTACTGATGACCCATAAGTGGGTAGAAGCTTTAGGTAGGGTAGCACTGGAAGCCCTTGCTTGCGGGGTTCCGGTGATTTCCTATCGTCGCGGTGGCTCCTCAGAAATTGTGGTAGATGGTCGAACGGGTTGGTTAGTAGAACCTGATAACCTAGATGAATTAATTGCAGCCATCAAGGGGATTAACCAAATCGATCGCCATATCTGTCGCCAACGGGCAGAGATGGAATATTCTTTATCAATCTTTGGAGATAGATTAGAGCAATGGTTTCAAGATGTTTTGCCACAGAAATAA
- a CDS encoding SDR family oxidoreductase, giving the protein MDLNRKVALVTGGGIRIGRALVIALAKAGCDVFIHYGNSADAAAEVKAQVESLGRRGITYSADLADPSATDMVMPKAVEAFGQVDILINSASIFPEEDRFNQIDVALWDKILAINLRAPFQLSQVFAKQIPPDSQGKIININDARIPHPNTDHFAYRLTKRGLWDMTQMMALELAPRITVNAVALGQILEDPMAPDPKKFMEDYAQQHIPLKIPGNTKVVTDSVLFLLEQDFLTGSTITLDGGEYIRPLA; this is encoded by the coding sequence ATGGATTTAAATAGAAAAGTCGCCCTGGTTACAGGGGGTGGCATTCGGATAGGACGTGCGCTGGTGATTGCTCTAGCTAAAGCTGGGTGCGACGTCTTTATTCATTACGGCAACTCTGCGGATGCGGCAGCAGAAGTTAAAGCCCAAGTAGAATCCTTGGGACGGCGTGGAATTACCTACTCCGCAGATTTGGCAGACCCCTCTGCCACGGATATGGTAATGCCCAAAGCTGTTGAAGCCTTTGGTCAAGTTGATATCCTGATTAATAGTGCTTCTATTTTCCCAGAAGAAGATAGATTTAACCAGATTGACGTTGCTTTGTGGGATAAAATTTTGGCGATTAACCTGCGTGCGCCATTTCAACTTTCTCAAGTCTTTGCCAAGCAAATTCCCCCAGACAGTCAAGGAAAAATCATCAATATTAATGATGCTCGCATTCCCCACCCCAATACAGACCATTTTGCCTATCGTTTGACCAAACGGGGCTTGTGGGATATGACACAAATGATGGCTTTAGAATTAGCTCCCCGGATTACCGTAAATGCTGTCGCACTCGGACAAATTCTTGAAGACCCGATGGCCCCAGACCCTAAAAAGTTTATGGAAGATTATGCACAGCAGCATATTCCATTAAAAATTCCTGGTAATACTAAGGTTGTGACAGATAGCGTGCTGTTTTTACTCGAACAAGATTTTTTGACGGGTAGCACAATCACTCTGGATGGGGGTGAATATATTAGACCTCTTGCCTAA
- a CDS encoding class I SAM-dependent methyltransferase yields the protein MAVYDPIATQYKQFRQQNIYSIYLYVETYTYLHKLGDLSGKSILDLGCGEGIHSRNFKKNGAVRVVGVDISPKMIELAREQEAKESLGIEYIVSDMCELGTIDSFDLVGAAFSINHAQTKDQLRQMCQTIYDNLKPGGRFVALNNNVALSSESYKRIEKYGYYRNTNLSNFQDGMAIPSLAFDVNGEQIVIDDYYLSQETYEWAFKEVGFKTVNWYKPMISPEGIEKFGQDYWQDLLDNPPMRLIECQK from the coding sequence ATGGCAGTTTATGATCCCATAGCAACCCAATACAAACAATTTCGGCAGCAAAATATCTACAGCATCTACTTATATGTTGAGACTTATACTTATTTGCACAAATTGGGGGATCTTTCGGGTAAATCAATTCTCGATCTCGGTTGTGGAGAAGGGATACACAGCCGAAACTTTAAAAAAAATGGTGCAGTCCGAGTAGTCGGGGTAGATATCTCTCCCAAAATGATAGAGTTGGCCAGAGAACAAGAAGCCAAAGAATCCCTGGGAATAGAATATATCGTTAGTGATATGTGCGAACTGGGGACAATAGATAGTTTCGATCTGGTTGGCGCAGCTTTCTCTATCAATCACGCTCAAACCAAAGACCAACTGCGCCAAATGTGCCAAACCATCTATGACAACTTGAAACCGGGTGGCCGATTTGTGGCACTCAATAATAATGTTGCCTTATCTTCAGAGTCGTATAAGCGAATCGAAAAATACGGATATTATAGAAATACTAATCTTTCTAATTTTCAGGATGGAATGGCAATTCCTAGCTTGGCTTTCGATGTGAATGGAGAACAGATCGTAATTGATGACTATTATTTGAGTCAAGAAACTTATGAATGGGCTTTCAAAGAAGTCGGGTTTAAGACAGTCAACTGGTACAAACCCATGATTTCTCCTGAAGGAATTGAAAAATTTGGTCAGGACTATTGGCAAGATTTATTAGATAATCCACCGATGCGATTAATCGAGTGCCAGAAATAA
- the folB gene encoding dihydroneopterin aldolase, with amino-acid sequence MDAIEITGLRYYGYVGYFPEEQVLGQWFEVDLTLWLDLSVVGQNDRLEDTLNYADVVEQVRQLMETAKFKTVERLNTAIIEAMLNFEKVQKVRSRLVKVSPPIPGFPGHIVIEMIRDKDRVS; translated from the coding sequence ATGGACGCGATCGAAATTACCGGGCTGCGGTATTACGGATATGTTGGGTACTTTCCCGAAGAACAGGTACTTGGTCAATGGTTTGAAGTCGATTTGACCTTATGGTTGGATTTGTCGGTGGTGGGTCAAAACGATCGCCTGGAAGATACTTTAAATTACGCTGATGTGGTGGAACAAGTCCGGCAACTGATGGAAACGGCAAAATTCAAGACCGTGGAACGGTTGAATACCGCGATTATTGAAGCGATGCTTAACTTTGAAAAGGTGCAAAAAGTGCGATCGCGCTTGGTGAAAGTTTCTCCACCGATTCCCGGTTTCCCTGGACATATTGTGATCGAAATGATTCGCGACAAAGATCGAGTTTCTTAA
- a CDS encoding ABC transporter substrate-binding protein, protein MNSLTNHLINRRTLLKYGSICMSSLIAACTQKSQLSGGNSGSDRVTLATDWTAVAEHGGFYQALATGIYQNHGLDVTIRMGGPQANGTQLLMGGLIDFNMGNPIDAIKAVAEGIPKITVAAIFQKDPQCLIAHPNPDIKTLADLKGKPIYVSSAANVTYWPFLKAKYGFTDDQKRPYNFNPVPFIVDKNSAQQGYITHEPLMIEKQGGFKPLVFLLADYGYLSYAATIETRKELVEKNPDLVQRFVDASIQGWYSYLQNPDPGNSLIKKENPKITDEELAYGLAKFKEYEMILSSEAQKQGIGTMSKDRWKLLFESMAELGIYARNLNYQDAFTVQFVNKGVDYYLAESSPNLISQKNGKNQQHIN, encoded by the coding sequence ATGAATTCTCTAACCAATCATTTAATCAATCGCCGCACGTTACTGAAGTACGGTTCTATCTGCATGAGTAGTCTGATAGCTGCCTGTACTCAAAAGAGTCAACTGTCAGGGGGGAATTCTGGCAGCGATCGAGTGACATTAGCTACAGATTGGACCGCAGTTGCAGAACACGGTGGATTTTATCAAGCTTTGGCAACAGGAATTTACCAAAACCACGGTTTAGATGTCACGATTAGAATGGGTGGGCCTCAAGCAAATGGGACTCAATTACTGATGGGAGGTCTGATTGACTTTAATATGGGGAACCCGATTGACGCAATCAAGGCTGTAGCAGAAGGAATTCCTAAAATCACCGTCGCTGCTATTTTTCAGAAAGATCCCCAATGTTTAATCGCTCATCCTAACCCAGACATTAAAACCTTGGCAGACCTTAAGGGAAAACCTATTTATGTTTCTTCCGCAGCCAATGTCACCTACTGGCCTTTTTTAAAAGCTAAATATGGTTTTACCGATGACCAAAAACGGCCTTATAACTTTAATCCAGTTCCTTTTATCGTGGATAAAAATTCAGCCCAACAAGGTTATATTACCCATGAACCATTAATGATTGAAAAACAGGGGGGATTTAAGCCTTTAGTCTTTTTGTTAGCAGATTATGGTTACTTATCCTATGCTGCTACCATTGAAACCAGAAAAGAACTGGTAGAAAAAAATCCCGATCTAGTCCAACGATTTGTTGATGCGTCTATTCAGGGGTGGTACAGCTATTTACAGAATCCAGATCCGGGTAATAGTCTGATTAAAAAGGAGAATCCAAAAATCACAGATGAAGAACTAGCTTACGGATTAGCAAAGTTCAAAGAGTATGAGATGATTCTTTCGTCAGAGGCTCAAAAGCAAGGGATCGGGACTATGAGTAAGGATCGCTGGAAATTATTGTTTGAAAGTATGGCAGAACTGGGAATTTATGCACGGAATTTGAATTATCAAGATGCGTTTACAGTGCAATTTGTCAATAAGGGAGTGGATTACTATTTAGCAGAGTCTAGTCCCAATTTAATCAGCCAAAAAAACGGGAAAAATCAGCAGCATATCAATTGA